A genomic window from Salvelinus sp. IW2-2015 linkage group LG13, ASM291031v2, whole genome shotgun sequence includes:
- the LOC111971635 gene encoding store-operated calcium entry-associated regulatory factor-like, with translation MDNAYKFGXTEVSCEGFNHPDDTYILKGSCGLEYSLELTEEGKRRHKGGSTGGFSDFASSFKGSSDNNNQHHHCNNRQQSSTGKDSSGFLFRFHFRVPWCFWIPRFCRRIC, from the exons ATGGACAACGCCTACAAATTTGGAYGGACAGAGGTCAGCTGTGAGGGGTTCAACCATCCAGATGACACCTACATACTGAAGGGCTCTTGTGGACTGGAGTACTCACTGGAGCTGACTGAGGAAGGCAAGAGGAGGCACAAGGGGGGCTCAACAG GTGGCTTCAGTGACTTCGCATCCAGCTTTAAGGGTTCCTCCGACAACAACAACCAGCATCACCATTGcaacaacagacaacagagtTCTACCGGGAAAGATTCCAGTGG GTTTCTCTTCAGGTTCCACTTCCGGGTTCCCTGGTGCTTCTGGATYCCCCGGTTCTGCCGGAGGATATGCTAG